In a genomic window of Candidatus Chazhemtobacterium aquaticus:
- a CDS encoding sugar phosphate nucleotidyltransferase, whose product MIYASIPAAGKGTRLQPLAFSKELALIGEKTVIEYTLERLVLAGVTRIFITINSDKLDIPRYLSDKTKYGQYISYIVKDSHSLPESVFAPAKFIKSNDHLVFGLPDTIWYPKNCYKILIDNIRGNLTLGLFDSGSPEKFDSVVTNSNNQIKQIDVKIPNPKTKWTWGIGAINKSAIKFIDSYLQKQDQLEPIFGIAANQYCQEETCYAIKFPNSSYLDIGRKEDYQNATQFIKKHHE is encoded by the coding sequence ATGATATACGCATCTATCCCTGCGGCTGGCAAGGGTACTAGGCTTCAGCCGCTAGCATTTTCTAAGGAGCTGGCATTAATTGGTGAGAAAACGGTTATCGAATACACACTCGAGAGACTAGTGCTCGCTGGAGTTACCAGAATTTTCATCACCATAAACTCTGACAAACTCGATATCCCAAGATATCTTTCAGACAAAACTAAATACGGACAATACATTTCATACATAGTCAAAGATAGCCATTCACTTCCAGAAAGCGTATTTGCCCCCGCCAAGTTTATTAAATCAAATGATCATCTAGTGTTTGGTCTCCCAGATACCATCTGGTATCCAAAAAACTGCTACAAGATATTGATTGACAACATTCGGGGCAATCTTACTCTTGGCTTATTCGATTCTGGGTCACCTGAAAAATTTGACTCAGTAGTAACTAATTCAAATAATCAGATTAAACAGATTGACGTCAAGATTCCAAATCCAAAAACAAAATGGACTTGGGGGATTGGTGCTATTAACAAGTCGGCTATTAAGTTCATTGACTCATATTTACAAAAACAAGATCAGCTAGAACCAATTTTTGGTATTGCTGCCAACCAGTATTGTCAGGAAGAAACATGTTACGCCATCAAATTCCCAAACAGTTCATATCTTGATATAGGTCGCAAAGAAGACTACCAGAATGCTACCCAGTTCATAAAAAAACATCATGAGTAA
- a CDS encoding glycosyltransferase has protein sequence MKTAIIILNYKDYQATADCIASVNKSDLPLRSTIYVVDNSNDPARQRLLQKQHPHIKIIKNRRNYGFAKGNNIGIKMAIKDGASHLLILNPDASIPKVFFKPLLNHLNKDPKIALIAPGHLHNNQITLGGFLNRFTGMAKHQTIKRIRNKSTLTFHDYVSFACVLLKADVVKKIGLLNDQYFMYFEDVEYCLNLRSGGYKIAADRSVLISHQTSSSFSSSLGKLKHLVPSHFRFIINNLHGINKLTALVYQSIHYPYLYLLWTYHHWRYRRISTT, from the coding sequence ATGAAAACCGCCATCATTATTCTTAATTACAAAGACTATCAGGCTACAGCTGATTGCATTGCTTCAGTTAATAAATCAGACCTACCGCTAAGATCCACGATTTATGTTGTTGATAACTCAAATGACCCGGCTAGACAACGCCTCCTTCAAAAACAACATCCCCACATCAAAATAATTAAAAACAGGCGTAACTATGGTTTTGCTAAAGGTAACAACATTGGTATCAAAATGGCCATTAAGGACGGCGCTAGCCACCTACTTATTCTCAATCCAGATGCTTCAATACCTAAAGTATTCTTCAAACCTCTCCTTAATCATCTCAATAAAGATCCCAAAATCGCCCTTATCGCCCCAGGACATCTCCACAATAATCAAATCACCCTTGGTGGTTTTCTAAATCGTTTCACCGGTATGGCCAAACATCAGACCATTAAACGTATAAGAAACAAATCAACATTAACCTTTCATGATTACGTTTCATTTGCATGCGTTCTCCTAAAAGCAGATGTTGTAAAAAAGATTGGCTTACTTAACGATCAGTATTTCATGTATTTCGAAGATGTTGAATACTGCCTTAATCTCAGGAGTGGGGGATACAAAATTGCCGCTGACCGTTCTGTTCTTATATCTCACCAAACCTCATCAAGTTTCTCGTCCTCGCTAGGAAAATTAAAGCATCTCGTACCTAGTCATTTTCGTTTCATCATCAACAATCTACACGGAATAAACAAACTTACTGCTCTTGTCTATCAATCCATTCACTACCCATACCTATATCTTCTCTGGACCTATCACCACTGGCGCTATCGCCGTATCTCTACAACATAA
- a CDS encoding glycosyltransferase: protein MSNPLVSICIPTYNREKYLKHTIESALKQTYSNIEIIVSDNASDDNTVNLVKSFKDKRIHLIVQKKNIGMVPNWNACIKKARGEYIKFIASDDLIDPNAVSQLVKPIHKDSSISIVTCKRRLIDETGKTISTLQYSNQNRKVDGMTHARWILKNIRQNKIGEPTSTLFRRTDAIKAGLFDPQFSQFADFEFWIRLLAIGDLYYLNQALCSFRTHPDSGTTQSQYNGKYISEIFKLIEKYYHNPKLKKTYGLTDKDETLVKNKRTLDIVKSIKDLFIQGNITQAARFYSLLNQHLSLSKISSTTISHLLKS from the coding sequence ATGAGTAATCCTTTGGTCAGTATCTGCATACCAACCTACAACAGAGAGAAGTATCTTAAACACACAATTGAATCAGCTCTTAAGCAAACATACTCAAATATCGAAATCATTGTTAGTGATAATGCCTCAGATGACAACACAGTTAATCTGGTTAAAAGCTTCAAAGACAAGCGAATTCATTTAATTGTTCAAAAGAAAAATATTGGCATGGTTCCCAATTGGAATGCTTGCATAAAGAAGGCTAGGGGAGAGTATATAAAATTTATCGCTTCAGATGACCTAATTGATCCTAATGCGGTCAGCCAGTTGGTAAAGCCAATACACAAAGATTCATCTATCTCTATTGTTACTTGCAAAAGAAGGTTAATAGACGAAACAGGTAAGACAATTTCAACTCTGCAATACTCCAATCAAAACAGAAAAGTTGACGGGATGACTCATGCTCGTTGGATCCTAAAAAATATCCGCCAAAACAAAATCGGAGAACCAACCAGCACTTTATTTCGGCGCACAGATGCAATCAAAGCAGGTTTATTCGATCCACAATTTTCACAATTTGCAGATTTCGAGTTCTGGATTCGACTACTTGCTATCGGTGACTTGTATTACCTTAATCAAGCACTTTGTTCATTTCGTACCCATCCCGACTCAGGGACGACCCAATCCCAATATAACGGTAAATACATAAGTGAGATATTCAAATTAATTGAAAAATATTATCACAACCCCAAGCTAAAAAAGACATATGGATTAACAGATAAAGACGAAACATTAGTCAAAAACAAACGAACTTTGGACATAGTCAAAAGCATTAAAGACTTGTTCATTCAAGGTAACATCACTCAAGCAGCCAGATTTTACTCACTTCTCAATCAACATCTTAGTTTGAGCAAGATCTCCTCAACCACAATCTCGCATCTCCTGAAATCATGA
- a CDS encoding oligosaccharide flippase family protein: MSIKKTLIKNSSYNLISYAYLAVASLISIPIILNSLGGELYGSYILFNGIVLVAATFDLGLSQATIRWLSLPKINQATRVNTWKTSLFFFYILAALLSFITFILLRFFLIDLPAFTPINPDQYLLATVIASGIVLINHLNIAFLTIPQAHQRFDIYNTRTIIVGTANTLITAWLSTKTDNIAVLLGLQFIFHLSAFITLLSYSHHQLGANPLIPKLHKQLSKELLGFGGKNFVTNIANQIRVQFSNFILGGLIGPVAVTAFSIPQNLIIKAAGAISQVTLAFFPLSTSLTSPERFPKLKRLIIQLQLIIFLLGIIQVFVVYQYGYQILTLWLNNPEVVIQAYPVLKILSWFFLLTILTPIPTAVFESLNKPQIPAITASLNTIFTIGLIYMLTSRYNQVDPSLMPAYANLISSLILVPALLIALAKSLSGYEKTIQSTKTQYNTKL; this comes from the coding sequence ATGTCGATTAAGAAGACTCTAATCAAGAACAGCTCATATAATCTAATCAGCTATGCCTACTTAGCTGTTGCTAGCCTGATAAGCATCCCTATCATCCTCAACAGTTTAGGTGGGGAGCTATATGGCTCATATATTCTCTTTAACGGAATCGTCTTAGTTGCTGCCACCTTTGATCTTGGTTTAAGCCAGGCAACTATTAGATGGTTGTCTCTTCCAAAGATCAATCAAGCCACTAGAGTTAACACCTGGAAAACATCTCTTTTCTTCTTTTACATCCTCGCTGCTTTACTATCCTTCATCACCTTCATTCTTCTACGTTTCTTCCTCATTGATCTCCCTGCATTCACGCCAATTAATCCTGATCAATATTTACTAGCTACTGTCATCGCCAGTGGCATCGTTCTTATCAATCACCTCAACATAGCTTTCTTAACCATTCCTCAAGCTCATCAACGTTTTGATATCTACAACACCCGTACCATCATTGTTGGCACCGCCAACACCCTCATAACTGCCTGGCTGTCAACCAAAACGGACAACATTGCAGTTTTATTAGGACTCCAATTTATCTTCCACCTATCTGCCTTTATTACCCTCCTTAGCTATTCCCATCATCAGCTAGGAGCTAACCCACTCATTCCCAAGCTACACAAACAACTTTCCAAAGAACTTCTCGGATTTGGAGGTAAGAATTTCGTTACTAATATAGCCAACCAGATTCGAGTCCAGTTCTCCAACTTCATTTTAGGCGGACTCATTGGGCCTGTCGCGGTCACCGCCTTCAGCATCCCTCAAAATCTCATTATCAAAGCTGCCGGAGCCATCTCTCAAGTTACACTAGCTTTCTTTCCCCTAAGTACTTCACTGACTTCACCTGAGCGCTTTCCAAAATTAAAGCGACTCATTATCCAACTTCAGCTAATCATTTTCTTACTGGGTATCATTCAGGTCTTCGTTGTCTATCAATACGGATATCAAATCTTGACTCTCTGGCTTAACAACCCAGAAGTGGTGATCCAAGCATATCCAGTTTTAAAGATACTAAGCTGGTTCTTCTTACTCACCATTCTTACTCCCATCCCCACAGCTGTTTTTGAAAGCTTAAACAAACCTCAGATACCGGCCATCACAGCTAGTTTAAATACTATTTTTACTATTGGCTTAATCTATATGCTTACTAGCCGTTACAACCAAGTCGACCCGTCTCTTATGCCTGCATACGCAAATTTAATATCGTCACTGATTCTTGTCCCAGCCCTATTAATCGCTCTTGCTAAATCGTTATCGGGATACGAAAAGACTATTCAATCTACAAAGACACAGTACAATACCAAGTTATGA